A window of bacterium genomic DNA:
GAGCGCCTGCGACGGCCGCACGCGGCCCGCGGGGACCGGGCGCAGACACGTCCGGCGCATGATCGCGTCGATGTCCCGGTCGACGTACATGTTGAAGGCATTGGCCGACCCCGCCGCCAGCGTGCCGCCGAGCACGGTCAGCAAAAGCGCCGCGACCGGCAGATGGTGGGGTGAGGCGACGATCATGGTGGTGATGGTCGTGATCAGCAGCAGGAGGATGATCCGCGGCTTCATCAGCGCGAGATAGTCGCGGGCCGTCTCCGCCGTGCGGCCGAGCGCCGTGCGCGGCGCCGCGTCCGGCCAGGCGAGGCCGTCGGCCGGCTCGTCGATCGATCCGCCCGCGATCGTGGGCAGGGGGCGCCGGCTTCTCGCGCCCGCGCGAGGGGCGCCGTCCCCCATGGGGGACGCCGTCACCGTCTCCGGGACCGGGATCGCGAGCGTGGTCAGGATGACGAGGGCGGCGAACAGCGCGGCGGCCAGTCCGAGATGCAGGCCCTGCACGGCCGGGGTGAGCCGCAGCGCGACGTTGAGGACGCCCGCCGCCACCTGCACGACGACCCCCAGCAGGGCGAGGTGGGCGGCGATGGCCAGCCGGCGGACACCGAGGCGCGTCGCCGCGGCCGCCGTCCAGACGACCAGCACGGCCACGATGAGCGCCCAGAAGCGGTGCAGCATGTGGACGTGCGCGGGCGCATCCGGCGGGAGCAGCGTGCCGCCGCGGCACAACGGCAGCGACGGGCACGCGACCGCGGCCGCGCTCGAACCCACGTACCCGCCGATGAGAATCATCACAAAGGTCGCCGCCGCCGCCGCGGCCGCGAGCCTCCGGAACCCCGGCGGCGCGAACACCGGATCGGCCGCCGGCCGCAGGGCGTTGGCCGCCTGGGCCACGACGGCGCCCAGCAGCAGCATCGCGACGCCGAGGTGCGTGGCCACGAGGCCCGGCGTGAGCCGCAGTTTCACGGTCACGCCTCCAAGCACGATCTGCGCCGCCAGCAGCGCCAGCACCAGGACGGCGAGGCGGCCGGCCCGCGGCACCGCCGCACGCACGCGCCAGGCCGACAGCGCCGTGGCCAGCACCAGCACGCTCACCGCCGCGGCGAGCAGACGGTGTCCGTACTCGATCAGGACAAGGCCTTCAAGCGGCGGAACGATCCGGCCGTGGCACAGCGGCCAGTCCGGACAGGCGAGGCCGGCTCCCGTGATCCGCACGAGGCCGCCTGCCAGCACGAGGAGATA
This region includes:
- a CDS encoding heme o synthase; amino-acid sequence: YLLVLAGGLVRITGAGLACPDWPLCHGRIVPPLEGLVLIEYGHRLLAAAVSVLVLATALSAWRVRAAVPRAGRLAVLVLALLAAQIVLGGVTVKLRLTPGLVATHLGVAMLLLGAVVAQAANALRPAADPVFAPPGFRRLAAAAAAATFVMILIGGYVGSSAAAVACPSLPLCRGGTLLPPDAPAHVHMLHRFWALIVAVLVVWTAAAATRLGVRRLAIAAHLALLGVVVQVAAGVLNVALRLTPAVQGLHLGLAAALFAALVILTTLAIPVPETVTASPMGDGAPRAGARSRRPLPTIAGGSIDEPADGLAWPDAAPRTALGRTAETARDYLALMKPRIILLLLITTITTMIVASPHHLPVAALLLTVLGGTLAAGSANAFNMYVDRDIDAIMRRTCLRPVPAGRVRPSQALVFGAVTGALSVGVMAVGVNLLAAALSTAGILFYVGVYTLWLKRATPHNIVIGGAAGAVPPLVGWAAATGRVEAPALVLFAIVFLWTPPHFWALALGKADDYRAAGVPMLPVVRGERETRRQIFLYSLVLTAATLALYVPLHALGPIYAAAAAVLDAVFVVLAWAVLAGRRPGLEMALFGYSILYLGLLFTAMVIDKLVR